Proteins encoded together in one Bradyrhizobium sp. CB82 window:
- a CDS encoding protein-glutamate O-methyltransferase CheR produces the protein MTPPEYEYLRKFLRDHSGLDLSADKQYLIESRLLPLARKAGLSGIGELVQKLQAGSSVLVTSVVEAMTTNETFFFRDKVPFDHFRETIIPEVLKARAARRSVRIWCAAGSTGQEPYSLAMSLKEMGAALTGWRVEIIATDLSQEVLEKSKAGIYSQFEVQRGLPIQLLVKYFKQTGETWQINPELRAMIQHRQLNLLHDFSQLGTFDVVFCRNVLIYFDQETKINIFNRLAHQVEGDGFLVLGAAETVVGLTDSFRPIPERRGLYKPNDARSAGAKPVIAAAPTRTAEMAGLRA, from the coding sequence TTGACCCCGCCCGAGTATGAGTATCTGCGCAAGTTCCTGAGAGACCATTCCGGTCTCGACCTGTCTGCCGACAAGCAATACCTGATCGAGAGCCGGCTGTTGCCGCTTGCGCGCAAGGCCGGACTCTCCGGCATCGGTGAGCTCGTCCAGAAGCTGCAAGCTGGATCGAGCGTGCTCGTCACCAGCGTCGTCGAAGCCATGACCACCAATGAGACGTTCTTCTTCCGCGACAAGGTCCCGTTCGATCATTTCCGCGAAACGATCATTCCGGAGGTGCTGAAGGCGCGCGCGGCGCGCCGGAGCGTGCGCATCTGGTGCGCCGCCGGCTCGACCGGTCAGGAGCCCTATTCGCTGGCGATGAGCCTGAAGGAGATGGGCGCGGCGCTCACCGGATGGCGGGTCGAGATCATCGCCACCGACCTCTCGCAGGAGGTTTTGGAGAAGTCCAAGGCCGGCATCTACAGCCAATTCGAGGTCCAGCGTGGCCTGCCGATTCAGCTTCTGGTCAAATATTTCAAGCAGACCGGTGAAACCTGGCAGATCAATCCCGAGCTGCGCGCCATGATCCAGCACCGGCAGCTCAATCTGCTGCACGACTTCTCCCAGCTGGGTACCTTCGACGTGGTCTTCTGCCGCAATGTGCTGATCTATTTCGACCAGGAGACCAAGATCAACATCTTCAACCGCCTCGCTCATCAGGTCGAGGGCGACGGCTTCCTGGTGCTCGGGGCGGCGGAAACCGTGGTCGGGCTGACCGACAGCTTCCGTCCGATTCCGGAGCGGCGCGGCCTCTACAAGCCCAATGACGCACGCAGCGCCGGCGCAAAGCCCGTGATCGCGGCGGCGCCGACACGAACCGCTGAAATGGCGGGGCTGCGCGCATGA
- a CDS encoding chemotaxis protein CheW — MSSKTQSSEGAMVEYVTAMIGGQLFGLPISRVQDVFMPERVTRVPLASREIAGVLNLRGRIVTVVDMRARLGLPRPEDGKLPMAVGVDLRGESYGLLIDTIGEVLRLPEDGKEENPVNLDPRMAKLAGGVHRLDGQLMVVLDVDRVLELETKVQMAA; from the coding sequence ATGAGCAGCAAGACGCAAAGCAGCGAAGGGGCGATGGTCGAATACGTCACCGCGATGATCGGCGGCCAGCTGTTCGGGCTGCCGATCTCGCGCGTGCAGGACGTGTTCATGCCCGAGCGCGTCACCCGCGTGCCCCTGGCCTCGCGCGAGATCGCCGGCGTGCTCAACCTGCGCGGCCGCATCGTCACCGTCGTCGACATGCGCGCGCGTCTCGGGCTGCCGCGGCCCGAGGACGGCAAGCTGCCGATGGCGGTCGGCGTCGACCTGCGCGGTGAATCCTATGGCCTGCTGATCGACACGATCGGCGAGGTGTTGCGCCTGCCGGAGGACGGCAAAGAGGAAAACCCCGTCAACCTCGACCCCCGCATGGCCAAGCTCGCCGGCGGCGTCCACCGCCTCGATGGCCAGCTCATGGTCGTCCTCGACGTCGATCGCGTCCTCGAACTCGAAACCAAAGTGCAAATGGCTGCGTGA
- a CDS encoding PilZ domain-containing protein encodes MSEDGKGAERVTFSRGYDVCIMAIDGTWRRDCKLNAISDSDAILTVEGSIQGLNLKEFFLLLSSTGLAYRRCELVRVNGAEMDIQFLRGKNKKKRAAAGHDATV; translated from the coding sequence ATGAGCGAGGATGGCAAGGGTGCGGAACGCGTGACCTTCAGTCGCGGCTATGATGTCTGCATCATGGCCATAGACGGGACCTGGCGTCGCGATTGCAAGCTCAATGCGATTTCCGACAGCGATGCCATCCTTACGGTCGAAGGCTCGATCCAGGGCCTGAACCTCAAGGAATTCTTTCTCCTGTTGTCCTCGACCGGCCTTGCCTATCGCCGTTGCGAGCTGGTGCGCGTCAACGGCGCGGAAATGGACATCCAGTTCCTGCGCGGCAAGAACAAGAAGAAGCGCGCCGCAGCGGGCCATGACGCGACGGTCTGA
- a CDS encoding response regulator yields MAEKTSRGEIFVVDDDPAVRDTLSMVLKAAGYEVICFADGAALLAVARNRTPAAILLDVHIPGKSGLDILKELHGEDYPAPIFMISGQGDISMAVSAIKNGALDFIEKPFRGSEIVNRLDEAIGAYARRQAESASPKFGQLHFPGREPLTRREREVLEQFAGGASNKEAGRTLGISPRTIEDHRANIMKKLGARNAADLIRIVMTAAQRAS; encoded by the coding sequence ATGGCCGAAAAAACCTCCCGTGGCGAGATCTTCGTAGTCGACGACGACCCCGCCGTTCGCGACACCCTGTCGATGGTGTTGAAGGCGGCGGGCTATGAGGTGATCTGTTTTGCCGACGGCGCCGCGCTGCTCGCGGTCGCGCGAAACCGCACACCGGCCGCGATCCTGCTCGACGTCCACATTCCGGGCAAATCGGGCCTCGACATCTTAAAGGAGTTGCACGGCGAGGATTATCCGGCGCCGATCTTCATGATCTCCGGGCAGGGCGATATCTCGATGGCGGTCAGTGCCATCAAGAACGGCGCGCTCGACTTCATCGAGAAGCCGTTCCGCGGCAGCGAGATCGTCAATCGGCTCGACGAGGCGATCGGAGCTTATGCGCGTCGGCAGGCGGAGAGCGCCTCGCCCAAGTTCGGCCAACTCCACTTCCCCGGACGCGAGCCCCTGACCCGGCGTGAGCGCGAGGTGCTCGAGCAGTTCGCCGGGGGTGCCTCCAATAAGGAAGCCGGCCGTACGCTCGGGATCAGCCCGCGCACCATCGAGGACCATCGCGCCAACATCATGAAGAAGCTCGGCGCCCGGAATGCCGCAGACCTGATCCGTATCGTGATGACGGCCGCCCAGCGCGCGTCGTAG
- a CDS encoding response regulator, protein MPRSSFSSLKSNLPDAGERRRLQLLVVDDDATQRSLITVAAKQAGHEVTVAPSVSEAISRLRTARFDCVTLDLVLEDGDGIEVLRVMSEAKFAGSVIVISGMDGRRRSAARNFARSVGIELQSLPKPLDLAALRISLANLGKTAMGLPTMHTWGGVATDAIVERHRA, encoded by the coding sequence ATGCCAAGAAGCTCCTTCTCCTCCCTCAAGTCAAACCTGCCTGATGCCGGCGAGCGGCGCCGGCTGCAGCTTCTGGTCGTCGATGACGACGCCACACAGCGCAGCCTGATCACGGTCGCAGCCAAGCAGGCCGGCCACGAGGTGACCGTGGCGCCCTCGGTTTCGGAGGCGATCAGCAGGCTTCGCACCGCGCGCTTCGATTGTGTGACGCTCGATCTCGTGCTGGAGGACGGCGACGGCATCGAGGTGCTGCGCGTGATGTCGGAGGCGAAGTTCGCGGGCTCCGTGATCGTCATCAGCGGCATGGATGGCCGGCGCCGCAGCGCCGCCCGCAACTTTGCGCGCTCGGTGGGCATCGAACTGCAGAGCCTGCCAAAGCCGCTCGATCTCGCGGCGCTGCGCATCAGTCTCGCCAATCTCGGCAAGACCGCGATGGGTCTGCCGACGATGCATACCTGGGGCGGTGTCGCCACCGATGCGATCGTGGAGCGTCATCGCGCGTAG
- a CDS encoding response regulator, with product MKTCLVVDDSSVVRKIARRILEGLEFEVTEAEDGSKALEICRQKLPDAVLLDWNMPVMDGFEFMGHMRRLPDGDQPKVVFCTTENNVAHIAQALSGGANEYIMKPFDKDIIADKFAEVGLIPVGQAFA from the coding sequence ATGAAGACATGTTTGGTCGTCGATGATTCCAGCGTCGTGCGCAAGATCGCGCGCCGCATTCTGGAAGGTCTGGAATTCGAAGTCACCGAAGCCGAGGACGGCTCGAAGGCGCTGGAGATCTGTCGGCAGAAGCTGCCCGATGCGGTGCTGCTCGACTGGAACATGCCGGTCATGGACGGCTTCGAATTCATGGGCCACATGCGCCGCCTGCCCGACGGCGACCAGCCCAAGGTGGTGTTCTGCACCACCGAGAACAACGTCGCACATATCGCCCAGGCACTCAGCGGCGGCGCCAACGAGTACATCATGAAGCCGTTCGACAAGGACATCATCGCCGACAAGTTCGCGGAAGTCGGCTTGATCCCCGTCGGACAAGCCTTTGCCTGA